The Ruminococcaceae bacterium BL-4 region ATTATCTTGGGCGGCACAGAGGTTTCTCGGCTGCCTGAATTTAAACGGGCAAAATACCTTGGCCGTGTCTTCCAAGACCCGATGCGCGGTACTGCGGGAGACATGGGCATCGAAGAAAATCTTGCAATGGCTTATCGTCGTGGACAGACAAAGACCCTGCGCTGGGGCATTACAAAAGAAGAGCGCAAACTCTATCAGGAAAAATTAAAAGTATTGGATTTGGGACTGGAAAATCGTCTGACCAGCAAGGTTGGTCTTCTTTCCGGTGGACAGCGTCAGGCGCTGACTCTTTTGATGGCGACCCTGCAAAAGCCCAAGCTTTTGCTTTTAGATGAACATACAGCAGCACTTGACCCTAAAACAGCTGCAACGGTTCTAAAGCTAACAGAGGAATTTATTAAACGAGATAAACTTACCGCCATGATGGTTACGCACAACATGAGTGATGCTCTCAAATACGGAAACCGTATTATCATGATGAATGAGGGAACGATTCTCTTTGATATCAAAGAAGAGGAGAAAAAATCTCTTACTGTCGATGATCTTCTAGCACGCTTTCATACTGCTCAAGGTGCAGCACTTACAAATGACCGCATGCTGCTCTCTTAAAAATTATTTATACAATAAAAATGCTCTCTGCATCGAAAAACTGCAGAGAGCATTTTTTATGATCAAGTTCAGCAAATAAGATTTGTCACGGAAACCGGGTTTCCATTTCTTAGATAAACCCTTGATACCCGCTTATTGATATCACAGGTGATTTCATAGTTGATTGTCTTGCAAAGGCCTGCAATTTCTGCTGCAGAAATGCTTTCTTCCCCTTCACTGCCAATCAATGTCACCTCGTCATCCGCATGAACATTTTTGATTCCGGTTACGTCAATCATCATCTGATCCATACAGACTCTTCCGAGAATTTTCGCTCGGTGGCCATGCACCAAAACTTCTCCTTGATTGGAAAGCATCCGCGGATAACCATCGGCATAGCCGATCGGCACAGTTGCCACCACTGTCTTTTGCTTTGTTCTGCAGGTACAGCCATAGCTGAGCGGCGTATCAGGTTCGAGTGTCTTAACAAGTGAAATTACACTTTTAAGCGCCATCACCGGCTTTAACTCAAGCGGATTCTGTAGGGCAGCAGAAGGCTGCATCCCATAAAGGATCACACCCGGACGGCACATATCGAGCTGCATCTGCGGATATTCTGTAACACCAGCGGAATTATCGCAATGATGAAGCCTAAAAGTAACTCCACGCTTTTCCAGTTCTTTAATTGCACCGGAAAAGCATGCAAACTGATGCTCTGTAAAAGCTCTGCCTGCTTCTCCTTCATCCGCTACTGCAAAATGGGTGAAAATTCCTTCATGAATCAGGCCCGGCAGATTGCAGACACGCTCGATCGCGTCGAGCGAAGATTCATCGCGCTCAGGCTGCTGATACACAAACCCAATTCGGCTCATGCCGGTATCTAATTTTACATGACAGCGAACTGTCGTCCCCTGCCGGACTGCCTCTTGGTTCAATGCTTCGGCATATTCTTCAGAAAGCAATGCCTGTGAAATATTTAAAGCACAAAGCTGTCCTGCCATTTTTGGCGGCGTATAGCCAAGAATCAAAATCGGAAGATGCACTTTTTCGTTGCGCAGCTGGATAGCCTCTTCCAAATTGGAAACTGCCAGCCAATCAGCGCCCAGTTTCTCATAAAGACGAGCCAAAACTTCAGAGCCATGTCCATAAGCATCCGCCTTTACGACGCAGCACATCTTGGTTCCCGGATGCAGTGCACTGCGGATTGCACGATAATTATACTCTGCCGCATCCAGATTGATTTCTGCCCAAGTACGTTTTAAATACTTATCCAAAATACTTTACACCCGATTCAAACACTTTCTGGTCTTTTTCTCCGGGAACATTCCGATAAAGATTTTCTCCTCTGCGCTCAGAATGGCCCATTTTCCCGAACACACGGCCATCGGGGCTGGTGATGCCTTCAACTGCGCAATCAGAACCATTGGGATTCCATTCGATACTCCCAGAAGGAATTCCACAAGGCGTTACATACTGTGTAGCAACCTGTCCATTTTCAATCAGCTGTTTCATCACAGCATTGCTTGCTACAAAACGTCCTTCTCCATGAGAAACAGGAATCGTAAACAAATCTCCTGCCTCTACCCCTGACAGCCATGGGCTCTTTACACTAGCAACACGCGTATAAACCATCCGGGAAACGTGCCTGCCCAGCGTATTAAAGGTCAGAGTCGGAGCTTTCTCACTAGGCTCCACAATTTTTCCATATGGAACAAGGCCCAACTTAATCAGCGCCTGAAATCCATTACAGATTCCCAGGATCAGGCCGTCCCGCTGCTTAAGCAGGCGGGAAACCGCTTCTGCAATTCTTGGATTGCGGAAAGTAGTCGCAATAAATTTACCGGAACCATCCGGTTCATCACCGCCGGAAAATCCTCCCGGCAGCATAATGATCTGGCTTTCATTGATCATCTGCTCCATTTTACGGATTGTCTCTTCAATTCCGGAAGCAGAAAGGTTTTTAACCACTAATACCCGAGGATCGCCGCCGGCACGGCGAAATGCCTTTGCAGAATCATATTCACAGTTAGTGCCAGGAAATACTGGAATGAAAATTCTGGGTTTGGCCGCCTTAATCGCTGGCGCTTTCTGATTGCGCTGTGTAAAGAGCGGAACTGTAAACTGAACCGGCTGTTCATTCGCATGACTCGGGAAAATTTTCTCAAGAGTTCCCATCCATTGGAAAATCAAAGAATCAATTTTCATTTTCTGTCCCCCAAGTTCGATCACAGGCTCTTCTGTGGTCTCTCCAAGAAGGATTGCCCCCTGCGGCAAAGAAACATTTTCTTTGAGTTCCAAGATTAGGTCTCCGCTGTGCGGACGGAACAAAAGTGTCTCATTTTGGGCTTCTGCCGCAAAGCGAACACCAATCTTATTGCCAAAAGCAGCTTTTGCAACAGAAGCTGCTGCACCGCCTTCTTTCACAACGGAAGCGGAAAGGACTTCTCCCCTTTCCATCATTTGATGAACCGTCTGATAAACTTTTTGAATGCCGTCAAAATTAGGCAGCAATCCGGTTTCAGAATCCTCCGGCAATGAAATCAGTACCAATTTATGGCCGGCTCCTTGTAATGCTGCCGAAATCGTCTTGCTGGCTTTTGTCATCGAAACTGCAAAGCTTACTAAAGTCGGAGGAACATCCAAGTCTTCAAAAGTACCGGACATACTGTCTTTTCCACCGATGGAAGGCAGCCCAAGTTTTAGCTGTGCCGTCAGAGCGCCCAAAAGTGCTGCCGTTGGTTTCCCCCAACGCTTTGCGTCTTCTGTCATTCGCCCAAAATATTCCTGAAAAGTCAGCCGTGCTTTTAACGGGTCTGCACCGATTGCGCAAAGTTTTGAAAGACTTTCTACCACTGCCCATGCCGCCCCATGGAACGGAGAAAACTCAGAAATCCCCGGAATATAGCCATAGCCCATCGCTGTAGCATCATCCGTTTCGCCTTCCACCGGCAGTTTTGCTGCCATTGCTTCTTCCGGCGTCAACTGAAATTTTCCCGCAAAAGGCATCAGCACCGTCGCAGCGCCGATAGAAGAATCAAATCGTTCCGAAAGGCCTTTCTGGCTGCAAACATTGAGACGGGAAAGGTTTTCTTCAAATGCTTCAGAAAGAGGCTTTCCACAAAGTTCCTGCGGAACGATTTCTCGATAAGCGTTTGCTTTTACCTTTGAAAGATCGTCGCCGCCCTTTGGTGCACAGATCTCTACATCCGTCTCCTGCGTAACGCCGTTGGTATCCAAAAATGCACGAGTGATATTGACGATCTCATCTCCGCGCCAGAACATTTGCAGACGCGGCTCTTCTGTGACAACCGCCACAATTTTAGCATTTAAGTTTTCTTCTCCGGCAGCCTTAATAAATGCATCAACATTTTCCGGTGCTAAAACGACGGCCATTCGTTCCTGGCTTTCAGAAATTGCCAGTTCTGTTCCATCAAGGCCCTCATATTTTTTGGGGACTTTATCAAGGTCGATCCGAAGTCCAGGTGCCAGCTCTCCGATTGCAACCGAAACGCCTCCGGCTCCAAAATCATTGCAGCGTTTAATCAGCGTGGAAACTTCGGGTCTGCGGAACATTCTCTGTAGTTTTCGTTCTGTTGGAGGATTTCCTTTCTGTACTTCCGCGCCGCACTCTTCTACACTTTCTTCTGTATGTGCCTTAGAAGAACCGGTTGCACCGCCGATTCCATCACGTCCGGTGCTGCCGCCCAAAAGAACAATTACATCACCTGCTTGCGGCTCTTCTCTTACAACATTCTTCTTGGGAGACGCTCCAATAACAGCACCGATTTCCATACGCTTTGCAACATAGCCGGGGTCATAAAGTTCCTGCACCTGTCCGGTAGCAAGACCGATCTGATTGCCATAAGACGAATATCCCTGGGCGGCACCTGTCGTAATTTTTCGTGTTGGAAGTTTTCCATGCAGTGTTTTCTCAAACGGAGTACGGGGGTCTCCGCTGCCGGTAACACGCATCGCCTGATAAACATAAGCTCTGCCGGAAAGCGGATCGCGAATTGCGCCGCCAAGACAGGTTGCCGCACCACCAAAAGGCTCAATTTCCGTCGGATGGTTATGGGTCTCATTCTTAAACTGTACCAACCACTGCTCTGTTTTCCCATCAATTGTGACCGGGACTTCGATAGAGCAGGCGTTGATTTCTTCACTCTCATCCAAATCCGGAATTAAGCCACGTTTTTTTAAGGCTTTCGCTCCGATGCAGGCCATATCCATCAAAGAAACCGTTTTTTCGCGGTCTCCGTACACTTCTTTACGGGTATCAAAATACAGCTTGACTGCTTCTTCAATCGACTTACTAACCGCTGATTTTTGAACGTCAATCTTCTTTAGACGAGTACTGAACGTCGTATGGCGACAATGATCACTCCAGTAAGTATCGATGACCCGCAGCTCCGTAACGGAGGGATCTCTTTTTTCATCCTTCTTAAAATAATCTCTTACAAAACAAAGGTCTTCCCAACTCATAGCAAATCCCATAGAGTCATAGTATTCCTTGAGCTTCTTCTCATTCCACACAATAAAGCCCGTCACTCGAGCAACATTTGCCGGAACTTCTGCCCGAAGGTTGAGATCTTCCGGTTTTTCGAGAGAAGCTAAGCGACTTTCGACAGGGTTTACCATATAGGATTTAATCTTATCAAGGTCCTCTTGAGAAAGCTTTCCCTTAACCGCGACCACACGAGCAGTTACGACCTGCGGCCGCTCTCCTTGGGTTAAAAGCTGAACACACTGGGCCGCGGAATCCGCGCGCTGATCATACTGTCCAGGCAGATATTCCATTGCAAAAATTTCAAAGTCCTCCGGCACAGAATAGGTTTCTTCATAAACGTTATCCACATTGGGCTCAGAAAAGATCTGATCCCGTGCGCGTACAAAATCCTCCCTGGAAAGTCCCTCTACATCATAACGGTTGATCAGCCGTAGTTCTTCGAGGTTTTTAAGTCCCAGATTTTCCACAAGATCCTTCCGCATCTGCTGCGCCGCAACATCAAATCCGGGCTTTTTTTCTACAAATACTCTGATGACCTTTGACATTCGTTCCCCCGTTCCGCCGACCTTCAGATCGACTCATTGTAACAATGATTTCCGCGAAAAATCACGGTATGCCATATTTTTTTATTTTATCACAAAAGGTTGCAGGAATAAAGCAGAAAAACGAAAAAGCACGAACAAACAGCTGATAAATTTCCGGTTAAATATAGATGTTTTTACAGTTATTTCCCGCGATGATCAGGATCAACAAAGCTGTCAGTCCAAGTTTGATTGATTTTTATCTTAATCATATAAAATTCACCGGTTTAGAAAAAACATTCCTAAACCGGTGAATTTTATGCGTATGAAGATTTAAATCTTATTTTTTGAAACCCAACTTTTACAAAAATGAAGTCGTAATCAAATGGAATGCCATACAGCTAAGAATCCCGAAAGCAGTTGGAATCAGCGCCGCCAGTGCTGTCCATTTTCTACTGCCGGTCTCTTTATGAATGGTCAAAAGTGTTGTTGAGCAAGGCCAATGCATTAAGGAAAAAAGCATCATACAAATTGCAGTCTGCCAAGTCCATCCGTTTGCAACAAACAGCTGTTTCATCTCCAGCAGACTCCCCAATTCGAAAATACTTCCCTTTGCCATATATGCCATGATAATGATTGGAATTACAATTTCGTTCGCAGGGAATCCCAGAATAAACGCAATTAAAATCACACCATCTAATCCCATAAGCTTTGCAAATGGATCAAGAAAAGCTGCGCTGTAATTTAAAAGGCTGACTCCTCCAACGGTAACATTTGCCATCAACCATATAATAAGGCCGGCAGGTGCTGCCACTACAACCGCTCTTCCCAGCACAAAAAGGGTTCTGTCAAAAATAGAACGTACAATTACTTTTCCAATCTGCGGCTTCCGATAAGGCGGCATCTCCAATGTAAATGAGGAAGGAATCCCTTTTAAAAGGGTCTTAGAAAGCAGCTTCGTAACCCACAAAGTTACAAGGACCCCCAATACGATCACAGCGGTCAAAAGCAGTGCCGAAAGGAAAGAAGAAGCTGTACTGCCCGCCGCACCAATAAAAAACATGGTAATGATTGCAATCAGCGTTGGGAATCTGCCGTTACATGGTAC contains the following coding sequences:
- a CDS encoding ABC transporter ATP-binding protein, which codes for MLTLKNVCKTFNKGTVNEKKALIGIDLHLNPGDFVTIIGGNGAGKSTLLNLIAGVFPCDSGSIILGGTEVSRLPEFKRAKYLGRVFQDPMRGTAGDMGIEENLAMAYRRGQTKTLRWGITKEERKLYQEKLKVLDLGLENRLTSKVGLLSGGQRQALTLLMATLQKPKLLLLDEHTAALDPKTAATVLKLTEEFIKRDKLTAMMVTHNMSDALKYGNRIIMMNEGTILFDIKEEEKKSLTVDDLLARFHTAQGAALTNDRMLLS
- the alr gene encoding Alanine racemase, giving the protein MDKYLKRTWAEINLDAAEYNYRAIRSALHPGTKMCCVVKADAYGHGSEVLARLYEKLGADWLAVSNLEEAIQLRNEKVHLPILILGYTPPKMAGQLCALNISQALLSEEYAEALNQEAVRQGTTVRCHVKLDTGMSRIGFVYQQPERDESSLDAIERVCNLPGLIHEGIFTHFAVADEGEAGRAFTEHQFACFSGAIKELEKRGVTFRLHHCDNSAGVTEYPQMQLDMCRPGVILYGMQPSAALQNPLELKPVMALKSVISLVKTLEPDTPLSYGCTCRTKQKTVVATVPIGYADGYPRMLSNQGEVLVHGHRAKILGRVCMDQMMIDVTGIKNVHADDEVTLIGSEGEESISAAEIAGLCKTINYEITCDINKRVSRVYLRNGNPVSVTNLIC
- a CDS encoding Phosphoribosylformylglycinamidine synthase, synthetase subunit, whose translation is MSKVIRVFVEKKPGFDVAAQQMRKDLVENLGLKNLEELRLINRYDVEGLSREDFVRARDQIFSEPNVDNVYEETYSVPEDFEIFAMEYLPGQYDQRADSAAQCVQLLTQGERPQVVTARVVAVKGKLSQEDLDKIKSYMVNPVESRLASLEKPEDLNLRAEVPANVARVTGFIVWNEKKLKEYYDSMGFAMSWEDLCFVRDYFKKDEKRDPSVTELRVIDTYWSDHCRHTTFSTRLKKIDVQKSAVSKSIEEAVKLYFDTRKEVYGDREKTVSLMDMACIGAKALKKRGLIPDLDESEEINACSIEVPVTIDGKTEQWLVQFKNETHNHPTEIEPFGGAATCLGGAIRDPLSGRAYVYQAMRVTGSGDPRTPFEKTLHGKLPTRKITTGAAQGYSSYGNQIGLATGQVQELYDPGYVAKRMEIGAVIGASPKKNVVREEPQAGDVIVLLGGSTGRDGIGGATGSSKAHTEESVEECGAEVQKGNPPTERKLQRMFRRPEVSTLIKRCNDFGAGGVSVAIGELAPGLRIDLDKVPKKYEGLDGTELAISESQERMAVVLAPENVDAFIKAAGEENLNAKIVAVVTEEPRLQMFWRGDEIVNITRAFLDTNGVTQETDVEICAPKGGDDLSKVKANAYREIVPQELCGKPLSEAFEENLSRLNVCSQKGLSERFDSSIGAATVLMPFAGKFQLTPEEAMAAKLPVEGETDDATAMGYGYIPGISEFSPFHGAAWAVVESLSKLCAIGADPLKARLTFQEYFGRMTEDAKRWGKPTAALLGALTAQLKLGLPSIGGKDSMSGTFEDLDVPPTLVSFAVSMTKASKTISAALQGAGHKLVLISLPEDSETGLLPNFDGIQKVYQTVHQMMERGEVLSASVVKEGGAAASVAKAAFGNKIGVRFAAEAQNETLLFRPHSGDLILELKENVSLPQGAILLGETTEEPVIELGGQKMKIDSLIFQWMGTLEKIFPSHANEQPVQFTVPLFTQRNQKAPAIKAAKPRIFIPVFPGTNCEYDSAKAFRRAGGDPRVLVVKNLSASGIEETIRKMEQMINESQIIMLPGGFSGGDEPDGSGKFIATTFRNPRIAEAVSRLLKQRDGLILGICNGFQALIKLGLVPYGKIVEPSEKAPTLTFNTLGRHVSRMVYTRVASVKSPWLSGVEAGDLFTIPVSHGEGRFVASNAVMKQLIENGQVATQYVTPCGIPSGSIEWNPNGSDCAVEGITSPDGRVFGKMGHSERRGENLYRNVPGEKDQKVFESGVKYFG
- a CDS encoding membrane protein of unknown function (Evidence 5 : Unknown function), whose amino-acid sequence is MSMCMGFGCNAAGIVGCRIIDSPRERLLAILTNNFVPCNGRFPTLIAIITMFFIGAAGSTASSFLSALLLTAVIVLGVLVTLWVTKLLSKTLLKGIPSSFTLEMPPYRKPQIGKVIVRSIFDRTLFVLGRAVVVAAPAGLIIWLMANVTVGGVSLLNYSAAFLDPFAKLMGLDGVILIAFILGFPANEIVIPIIIMAYMAKGSIFELGSLLEMKQLFVANGWTWQTAICMMLFSLMHWPCSTTLLTIHKETGSRKWTALAALIPTAFGILSCMAFHLITTSFL